The genomic region TGTAGGCGAGCGGCGCCACTTCGATCTGACCGCGCTCGACCGCTCGCGTGACGGCCGCCGGCTCCATGATCTCGGCGAGCGCGTCGAAGAGCGGGCGCAAGTACGGATCGACCTTCGCCTGGTAGTCGCCCGGCAGGAAGCCGAGTTTCTCCCCCGCTTCCACCGCCGGCCGAGAAAGGATGATGCGCTCGACGTGGCCGGCCCGGAGCGCGGCGAGCGCGAGCACCACCGCCAGAAAAGTCTTCCCCGTTCCCGCCGGACCGATGCAGAGCGTAAGCGTGTTTTTCTCGGCGGCGTCGACGAACGCGCGCTGGCCCGTCGTTCGGGGCCGCACCGGCCGGCCGCGACGGGTGGTCGCCAGCGCTGCGCCGTCCTCTACGGGCGCGGCATGTTTGACTTTGGTCGAACCGGTAGTCGAGCCGTGGCTGCGCACGGAGTCTATCGCCGCGACGACGTCGGCCTGGGTGAGCACGGCGCCGCCGGCGGCGGAGGCGATCATCGCTTCAAGCGCCGTTTTGGCCAACTCTATGTTGGTCGCTCGCCCGGTCACGGTCAGCTCGTCTCCGCTCACGCGAAGCGTCACGTCCGCGTGGCGTTCGAGAGCGTTGAGATTCTCGTCCAGCTGCCCGAACAGCCGCACGCGATCGCGCAGACTTGCGATCGAGATGCGCGCCGAGTGCGATGCCTGCGCCAAACGCTTGCTCTTGTGACTCTTGCGCGGCCTACCAGCCGCCCGGCTCCTGCGGCTCGCGCTTA from Candidatus Tumulicola sp. harbors:
- a CDS encoding PhoH family protein, giving the protein MAQASHSARISIASLRDRVRLFGQLDENLNALERHADVTLRVSGDELTVTGRATNIELAKTALEAMIASAAGGAVLTQADVVAAIDSVRSHGSTTGSTKVKHAAPVEDGAALATTRRGRPVRPRTTGQRAFVDAAEKNTLTLCIGPAGTGKTFLAVVLALAALRAGHVERIILSRPAVEAGEKLGFLPGDYQAKVDPYLRPLFDALAEIMEPAAVTRAVERGQIEVAPLAYMRGRTLAEAFIVLDEAQNTTNEQMKMFLTRIGQGSRMIVCGDVTQIDLPAATESGLVAAARIFGGVEDVGVAQLTEADVVRHPLIRRIIEAYARAKK